From the Myxococcales bacterium genome, the window ACAGGATCTCGGGTTTGATGCGCGCTGACTCTTCCGCGCCGATCTCGGCGAGGATTGCCTCGCCGGCGCGTCGAACCTCGGCCTGCTGGTCGTGGTGGATTTCGAGCAGTCCGTACAGGCGCTCGACGATCTGCATGCCGGGCTTCACCCCAGTCGCCTTGATGGCGATGTCGGTGAGTCGGTTGATCTCGATGCCGGGGGCGATCTCGATGAAGAGCGACGCCTGGCCGCGCACCGGCAAGAAGCCCTTGGCCACGGTGCCGAGGAACGCGGCGTGCTGCGGCTGCAGCGAGTCCAAAAATACGAAGCTTCGAAGATCGATCACGGCTCAGTCCTTCCGCGAAGCCTTCGCCTCGCGTCCCTTCAGCGACTCGATCGCCTTTTCGGCGGCCACGCTCGCCACGTCGATGTCACGCTGCTCGCCGCCCAGGTAGATACGCCCGAACGCGCCCGTCATGCGCACGTCCACGACGTTGATCTCGGCGGCCTTCTCGGCTTCGTTGGCGGCGAAAGCCGCGTAACCAGCCGGCTCGACCTCCATGATGAAGAGTGACTCCTGGGCGATCAGCATCATGCCCTGGCGGTTGCGGTTGATGAGCTGAACCTGGAGGTCGTCGACGTGTTTGATGACCTGCGACGAGAGCACTCGGGGTTTGATGCGGTCCTCTTCCTTGAGCTCGAGGGCCGCCAGGATCGCGATACCCGCCTGCCGCACGTCGGCCTGGGAAGGGCTGTGCAGCTCGAGCATGCCGTACAGGCGTTCGACGATCTGCATACCGGGGCGGACGTCGGTCGCCTTCACGGCGATGTCGGTCACGCGGTTGATCTCGATGCCCGGGGAGATCTCGACGATCAGCGACGCTTCGTTCGCGACCGGCAAGAACCCCTTGGCGATGGTCCCCAGGTACGCCGCGAGCTGCGGCTGAAGTGAATCGAGGAAAACGAAGCTTCGGAGGTCGGCCATCGTGGCTGCTTCTCACCTTTCGGGGCTGCTAGTACGCAGCCTTCGCGGACGCTTGGTCGGATTTTTCCCCGCGCGACTCCTGAACGATCTTCACTCCGACCGACGCACCAATGCGCGTCGCGCCGGCCTGGATCATCTTGCGCGCGTCATCCACCGAGCCGACGCCGCCCGATGCCTTGACGCCGAGCCGGTGATCGACGGCCGTGGCCATCAGCGTGACGTCGTGGACCGTCGCGCCGCCCTTCGCGAACCCGGTCGAGGTCTTGACGAAGTCGGCGCGCGCCTTCTTGGCGGCGACGCAGCCTGCAATCTTCTCTTCGTCCGTGAGCAGGGCCGTCTCGAGGATCACCTTCAGGATCGCGCGCCCCTCGTGCACGGTCTCTGCGACGGTACGGATGTCGTCGTAGACGTATTTGTGGTCACCCGACTTGAGTGCGCCGATGGCGATCACCATGTCGATCTCGCGCGCTCCGTCGCGCAGCGCGCGCCGCGCTTCGAGGGCCTTGATGTCGCTTGGGGTGGCGCCGAGCGGGAAGCCGACGACCGTGCAGACCAGGGCCGAGGAGCCCTTGAGTTTGTCGGCGCAACGCCTGACGTGCACGGGGTTCACACACACCGAAGCGAAGCCGAATTTGGCCGCTTCGGCGCACAGTTTGTCGATGTCCGCGTAGGTGGCCTCGGGCTTGAGCAGCGTGTGGTCGATGAACTTCGCGATGTCTTCGGGCACGGCGCCGAGCCCCGGCGCGCTGGCGAGGCGCATCGGGCCGTTTCCGACGATGGCCCGCACGCTGTCCGCCCGCTTCGAAATGCAGTTTCCGCAGGCGACGCACACGCCGTTTTCACAGAAGCTCGGCGCGCCGCCGGGCATGTCCGTCGCTCCGGAGAGCAGCGTCGGGTTCGCGCTGAGCACGTCGACGATCGCTTGGACGAGCGATGCACGGTCTGTGCTGGGCATGAGCTCGCTGGTCCTCGTGGTGTCGCTGAACGGCGGGAGGCTGCGCCCGTGGTCGAGCGCGTCGATCATCGCCACCCGGCGCTTGTGACGGTCCAGAGTACAATCGGTCGTGAGAAAGGCGTCAAGGACTTTGATGGCGGTTTCTTCGCTCAGATAGCCGGCGCCGAGCGTGAGCAAGTTGGCGTCGTTGTGCTCGCGCGCGTTCCTCGCCGTGGCGACGTCGAACGCCATCGCCGAGCGCACGCCCGGGACTTTGTTCGCGACCATGCCGGAGCCGATGCCGGCGCCGTCGACCACGACGCCCCGCCACGCCTGACCACGCGCCACGGTCAGTGCCGCCGCGGTGGCGAACACCGGGTAGTCACACGCATCCTTGTTGTGCGTACCGGCGTCGATGATGGCCACGCCCTGCTTCGAGAGGTGGCGCTTGAGCGCCTCTTTCAGGTCGAAGCCACCATGATCGCTGGCAAGGACGACTGGCCCGGCCGCGTGAATGGGCGTGCTCATCGGGAAGGGACGGACGCTAGCTCAGGCGGCGGGATCATGGAAGCGCGCTCGCCATGGGACGCCGGCAGTTGTGGTGGCTACCATTCGCATCCGCCTCATGATCTCGCGCGCGGCGCTCCTCGCGGACGACCCTGGGAAGTCCCCGGCGGGGGAGAACGCGCTTCTGCGCCAGCCGCTCCTCGTCGCCGCGCGACGCGCTTCGTGACACCCGACGGGCCGACGGGGTGATCGGTTGCGCGCCCGAGCTTCGCGGCGGCCAGCGCCCTCGGAGAAGAGCTCGGGCCACCCTTCAAGCGTGGGCGCGGTGGGCCCGGGGGTTGGATCATCCTCGACGAACCCGAGCTCCACTTGTCAAACGACATCCTCGTCCCGGATCTCGGGGGTTGGAAAAGGACCCGCATGCCCGCGGTCCGAAACGAGCCGTATTTTACCCTCGCGCCCGACTGGGTGTGCGAGGTGCTCTCACCGTCGAGCACGAAGACCGATCGCGCTGACAAGTTGCCAATCTACGCGCGCGAGGCCGTTGGCCACGTGTGGCTGGTGAATCCACTTGACCATACGCTGGAGGCCCTGCGGCTCGAGACCGGGCGCTACACCAGCCTCGCCGTGTGGCGCGATGCTGCTCGTGGCCGAGCCGAGCCTTTCGAGGCCATCGAGCTCGACCTCTCCATTCTGTGGGCCGATGTGCAACTCTGACGTCAGTGCGTGAACGGCGGGTCACCTCGCTGCCAGCGCGCTCCAGTGGGCTTCGAGGAAGGTTCTCCAGGACGTTTGCTTGCCGCGCTCCGGAGCTGGCTCGGCGTGAACGGGCGTGCTCATCAGGAGGCAGCGACGCTAGATCAGGCGGCGGGATCATCGAAGGCAGGAGCCTATTGTCGTGGGCTTCCCGACGCCGTACGCAGATGGGCGTGAATCCCGAGCGCAGACCCTTCATCGCCGGCAACTGGAAGATGAACCTCGGCGGCCCCGAAGCCAGAGAGCTGTCCGGCGCGGTGGCGAGCGCGGTTCGGTCGTTCGACCGCGTCGACGTGCTCGTCGCCCCTCCGTTCACCGCGCTCCACGCCGTCCGCGCGATGTTGGACGAGGCCGAGAGCCGCGTCGCGCTCGGTGCGCAGAACATGAGCGACGAGGACGACGGTGCGCTCACGGGCGAGATCTCCAGCGCGATGTTGCGCGCGATGGGCGTGACGTGGGTGCTTCTGGGTCACAGCGAGCGCCGCCAACGTTGCGGCGAGACGGACGAGCTCGTCGCGAAAAAGTGCGCGCGGGCCATGACGACGGGGCCGAGACCCATCGTGTGTGTCGGCGAGACCCTCGCCGAGCGGGAAGCAGGAACGACGCTCGCGGTGGTCGAGCGGCAGGTCAAAGCGGTGCTGGGGGAGCTAGTGCGCCAGCCAGGCTTTGGCGCCATCGCCTACGAGCCGGTGTGGGCCATCGGCACGGGCAAGGTGGCGAGCCCCGAAGATGCGGAGACCGTGCACGCGTCGATTCGCGCGATGCTGGCCGGAGCGTCGGACGCCCTCGCGAGAGCAACGCGGGTGCTCTACGGCGGCAGCGTGAAGGCCGACAACGCGGCCCTCCTCTTGGGTCAGCCCAACATCGACGGCGCGCTGGTCGGGGGTGCGTCACTGGACGCGGCGGGTTTTGCTCGGATCGTCGCAGCCGCCGACCACGCGCCTCAGTGAGTCGGCTCCAGCCCGCCCACGGCTGGCCGGCGGGCGGAGCGCTGCGCGGCCGAGGTGCTGTCGCTCGCCGACTTGGCGGTCGTGGCCGTACAATGGCCGGGTGACGAGCCGACGCCGTGGGCCCCGACTGGTCGGACGCGACGCGGAGCTAGCGGAGATCGACCAGCTCGTCGCGGAAGCACACCTCGTGTGCGTCGTCGGGCCGCCCGGCGTCGGCAAGACGGCGCTCGCGCGCGCTTACTGGGCGGGCCTGCCGCGGGGGCGCTCCTGGTTCTTGAAGCTCGGCGACGCAGGTAACATCGACGCGCTGATCTCCGCCTGCGCCCGGGCCATGGACGTCTCCGTCGCCGGCTCCAGCTCGACCGAAGCTGCGCTGGATCGACTGGCAGCGGCGCTCCGAGCTCGCGGTCCCGCGGTGCTGGTGGCTGACGGACTGGACTCGATCGCCGCTGCAGCAGCCGAGGCCATCACCCGACTGCTGGCCACGGCGACCGAGTTGCGGATCGTCGTCACCTCGCGGTCCCCTCTGATGCTCGATGCTGAAGAAGTGCTCGAGCTTCGCCCGCTGTCACTCCCGGACGGCCCCGACCTCACCAACTCGGCGGCCGTCGAGCTGTTCATCGAGCGCGCTCGGGCCGTGCGCCCCGGCTTCACCGTCGCCGACGAAGACGCTCGACAGCTCGCGGCGCTGCTCCGCCGCGTCGATGGCCTGCCCCTCGGTATCGAGCTCAGCGCGTCGCGAGTCGGAGTGCTCGGCATCGGCGAGATCCTGGAGCGCCTCGAGCGCTCGACCGCTCCGCCTCTGTTCGCAGCGCTGGAGGCCGCGTGGAACCTGCTCGGTCAGGTCGAGCAGACTGCACTCGCGCGGGCCAGCGTGTTTCGGGGCGGGTTCGGGGTACTCGCGGCCGAGGCCGTGCTGGCTGATGGCGGCGACCTCGCCCCAGTCCTGGATCTTCTGGAATCCCTGCGTCGAAAGTCGATGCTGATGACGGAGCCCAAGACGACGCGATTTGGCGAGCACCGCTTCTTTCTTCTCGAGAGCCTGCGCCGGGTCGCTGCGGCGAAGCGGCCCGCCGATGCCGACGACGCGCGCCAACGGCACGCTGAGTACTACACTGCGTTCGCCACGAGTTGGGCGGCGCTGGTAGACGGCGAGCGAGCTCTCGAAGCGGTGCACCGTCTGGCCCAAGAGCGGGACAACATCCGTGCCGCCGCGGATTACCATCTCGACGCGGTTGCACGGGGCACGCAGGCGGTGGAGAACGCCATTCGGACGTTGATCTCCCTCGAGCGGCTCGCGATCACCTCCGACCCCGTCGCTTGGTACATCGAGCGATTGACGCGTGCACTCGAGCAGTCGGGCCGGATGACGACACCGCGGCTGGTAGCCGCTGCGCTCGCGACGCGCGCCACTCTGCTGTTGTTCATCGGGAGAGGCGCCGCGGCGGTGGAGGACTATGAAAAGGCCCAAGCCATTGCCGATGCCGCCGGCGAGCTCGAGATGGCCGCGCGCATGCTCGCGGCCTCCGCGGTCGCGCGCTCGGGGTTCTTGCCGGAATCGGACGCGGGTCGACACGAGACGCTCCAGCAAGCGCTCGCGGACATGCGCCGGGCACTCGACGCGCATCCAACGCGAGACGTGCGCCGGGCGACGATGCTGAACAACCTGGGCGCGATCTACGACCGCATGGGAGACAAGCGCCGCGCCGAACAGAGCGTCGAGGAGGCCATCCTCTGCCATGAACAGAGCTCTCGGGAGTCATCCCGCCTCGCCACCGCGCTCGCCGGTCGAGGTGAGCTCCGTCTGTACGCCGGGAGGCTCGGCGAGGCCGAACAAGACCTCACGCGCGCGCTCGCCATCAGCCGCCGCTTCGCCGATCCGCGGGCGCAGGCCTACGCACTCACTCAACTCTCCTTGATCGCGCTCGAGCGCGGCCTGGTGAGCGAGGCCCGCACCAAGCTCGAGCGCGCCCTCGAGCTGCATGCCGAGCACGCCTTCCGCTGGGTCGATGGCTTGGCTCGGGGACTTCTGGGCGACGTCAGGCGAGCCAGCGGCGAGCTGCCCGCCGCCGAGCTCGAGTATCGGACCGCCCTCGAGCTCGCCAAGGAACGAGGTGACACGCATGGAGAAGCAAGGTTGCTCGCGGCTCTCGGCGCTGTCGCGGCAGCCCGCGGAAACGCAGCCGCCGCGTCCGAGCTCCTGGGCGGGGCCGAGCGAGTGTCCGGTGACGCGAAGGACCGTGCATTCGTGAGCATCGAGCGCGGACATACCGAGCTGGCGGCAGCGCGCGTCGCGCGCGACCAGGGTGATTCGAGCGCCGAGCGCGCGCTGCTCGCTGGCGCCCGGGCCAGGTGCCTCGCCGCGACCTCGCCGGAAGAACCGCTCCTGCGCATCGCGCGCGGGCGCCTCGAGCTCGCGCTCTCGGCCGAGCTCGACGAACACGCGGCGCCTCCGGCTGATCTGTCTGGAGTGCTCGCGGTGGTAGCCGCCGACGGCAGCTCGTTCCAGCTGCCGGACACGACCGTTGTCCGGCTGAGCCGACGCCGAGCGCTGTGTCGCGTGCTCGAGGCGCTGGCGGCGCAGCGTCTCGTGACCCCCGGCGACGGTTTGTCGGTCGAGGAGCTGGTGCGCGCCGGCTGGCCCGGGGAAAACCCTTCGCGCCACTCCGGGGTGTTGCGGGTCCACAACGCGATCTCCACGCTGCGGAAGCTGGGTCTGGGCAGCGCTCTCGGTCGGCGCGAGGATGGATACTTCCTGGATCCGGACGTGCGCGTCGGACCACCGAGGCGCCCCGCCTGAGCTGCTTTCGGGGGCTCAGTCCAGCGTGCGCGCACAACGCAGACCCACGTTGGACGCCGCGATCGACGCGGGTAACCCCGAGCGATGTGCGGCACGGACTTCCTCTGGCGTGCAGTTGTAGGAGCCGCCGCGCATCACCCGGAGTCCTTCGCTGCTCACACCAATGGGGTTCAGCGTGGGCAGGGTCGATCGGTCACTCACGTAGCCGTCGTGTGTCCACTCCCAGACGTTGCCACTCATGTCGTAGAAACCCCAGGCATTGCCCTGTTTTCCGGCGACCGGATGGGCACCGCCGGAGGCGTTGAACAGGTACCAGGCGATCTGATCGAGGCCCACGTCGAAGCCGCTGCAGTTGACGATGTCACCGTTGAAGATAGGCGTCGAAGTGCCCGCGCGATTGGCGTACTCCCATTCGGCCTCGGTCGGCAGACGGTATCCGTGGCAGGCGTAGGGTGAGAGCGCTTCCACGCACTCGGTGCCGACCGCGGTCGTTTGACAGGAGTAACAAGGGGTCAAGCCGGCGTACTTGGAGTAGCCGTTGCACACGGCCGCGGCGCCGTGAAAGCTCACCAGTGACACGGGGCAGCTCGAGCATCCCGCGTAGGCTGGGTGCTCCGCTCCGAAGACGGTGGCGTATTCAGCGAAGGTCACCTCCGTGGCGGAGAGCTCGAACGGATGGCTGAGGGTGACCGCGTGCAAGACTTGATTCTGTGTGCCGTTGCACGACTCGGTCTTGGGTGCGCCCTCGGTGTAGCTCCCCGGTGGGAGCTGAAGCCAATGGCCAGGAGCAGGTTTTTCGGGCGTCGCGGGACCCGGATCGGGCGGCTGGCCTCCAGCCCCTGCGTCAGGCGCCCGGCCACCCTCCCCCGACCGGGCATCGGGGGTCGGCACGCCGCCCGCCCCTGAGCCCGTGTTCGGAGCTGCATCGCCACCGCCACCCAGACCGCCACCGCCATCGGTCGCGAAGTCCGACGCACCAGGCGTCCCGCCGGGTGCGGCGGAGCAGGCGGCGATGAAAATCAGCGCGGCGCTCCAAACAACCCTCGCGAAGGCCAGCGCGGTTCGCCGAAATCCGAGCTCCTGCGGCGAGTGCAAGTGAGGGTTCAATCGTCGGTCGGTCATGACCGTTCTGTAGCCAGCGTTGGCCATTTCGGGCGCTGAAAATCCGCTGAAACCTGGCGGGCGGCTCGCGCGCCACGTCTTTCAGCGTTCTTTCAGCACCCGTGTACGCGAGATGGCGCCACCTTCACTGGTGGAGGCGAACATGTGGATCGGAAGCCGGATCTTGCTGGGCTCTGCAATCGTCGCGACCGCGGTGAGCTGCGCGGCAACGGACGACGTGGTCGGAGTATCCGCCCCAAGTGTGGGGGGTGCGGGTCCGACGGGAGGTTCGGGCGGGGGTGCTCTGCCCGTCGGCGGGGCGGGCAGCGGGGGCGCGCTCAACATCGACGCCGGCGGCGACGGCTCGCTGCTGGGTGATCCGTGTGACCCCGACAACCCCAACCCCTCGTACGTCGGCTGCGACTTCTGGCCGACCGTGACCACCAACAGTGTGTGGGAGGTGTTCGACTTCGCGGTGGTGGTTGCCAATGCTGGCGTCGAGACCGCCAGCATCAAGATCGAGAAGGATGGACAGCCGCTCACGACCGGTGAGGTCCCGCCCGGAGAGCTCCGCAAGTTCTACTTGCCCTGGGTCCCCGAGCTGAAGTGGGAGGCCGGGACCAGCTGCGGCGCGCTTGCGTCCATATCGCAGTCCGTGCGGGCCGTTGGCGCGGCGTACCACCTGACCAGCAGCTCGGCGGTCACCGCTTACCAGTTCAACCCGCTCGAGTACCGCGGCCAGGGCGGACCCGAGGGCAAAGTTTGGGATTCTTGCCCTGGTCTCCAGCCGTGTTTCACCAACAACAACCAACCCATCGGCTGCTACTCGTTCACCAACGACGCATCGCTCTTGCTCCCGAGCAATGCGTGGACCTCGACCTACCGGGTCATGGGACAGAAGAACTACAAGAGCGGGAGCTTCATCGCCATCACCGCGGCCGAAGACGGCACCACCGTGCAGGTGAAGCTGGCCAAGAACGCCGACGTTCAGCCGGGCACCGGCGTCGCGGCCACGGCCCTCGGCAGCCAGGCGGAGCTCACGCTCGATGCGGGCGATGTGGTCCAGCTGATTGGCGACGTGGGCCGCGACTTTGCCGGCTCGCTGGTGTTGGCCAACAAGAAGATCCAGGTCATCTCCGGTGCGCGCTGCACACAAGAGCCGCAAGGCACCCCCGCCTGTGATCATCTGGAGGAGACGGTGCTCCCGGCAGAAGCCCTCGGCACGCGCTACTTCGTCACCGCGCCCACGGCCGTCCACGGCAACGTCGTGGGGCATCACGTCCGCATCTTCGGCAACGTCGATGGCACGAAGCTCTCTTATCCGTCTGGAACGCCGGCGGGCGCACCCACCCTGATTTCTGCGGGCGAGGTCGTCGACCTCGAGCACGTGGAACAGGACTTCGAGGTGGTCGGCTCGAGCGCGTTCGGTGTCGGGACCTACATGCTCGGCGGCATGATCCAGGACCCGCCGACCAGTGCCGGCGACGAGGACTACCAAGGTGACCCTTCCCAGAGCTTCACCGTGCCGGTCGAGCAGTATCGGAAGAAGTACGTGTTCTTGGCGCCGGACGACTACGACGTGAGCTACGTCGACGTGGTCGCGCCCGAGAGCGCTAGCATTCAGATCGACGGCAACCCCGTGACGGCAAACAAGCACTCGATTGGCTCTGCGTACGCCGTCCTCAGGGTGAAGCTCGGTCCGGGCAACGGCGGGGCGCACGTGCTCGTCGCTGACCAACCCGTCGGCATCCAGGTGATGGGTTACGGCACGTTCACGAGTTACCAGTACCCCGGCGGGGCCGACATCCAGCGCATCTCATTGCCGCCGGTCAAGTAACGGCGGGACCGACGGCGCGGAGTGCGCTCGACGCGCTCGGCTCACTGTACGCAGAGTGTCGCGCCGGGGTGTGGGCTCGACTTGCAAAATCCCGCCGGGCGGCCGGCAAAGAAACAGCAGTGCGGCCCCAGCGAGCCGCACTCGGCGGCGCCCCAGCAGGTTGGTTGCTCGCCCTCGGAGCACTGGGCGCGACACGCCGCAGGGGTCGAGGGAAACAGCGTGTTCGCGCAGCAGCGCTCGCCGCTCGCGCAGTCCTCTGGCCCATCACATTGTCGTGTGAGGGCCGAGAGCCCGCAGCTCACGCTCGCAGGGATGCACTGGAACGCGGGCGGATTTCCGCTGCCTTCGCCGGTGATGCAGCAATGCTGCGCACCGGCCTGACAGGGCGTGTTGCTGCAGCTGATCACCGCTCCGTTGGATACCGGTCCCGAAGCGCCCCCGCCCTGACCGCCGCCACTCCCCGAGGCGCCGGCTGCACCTGCTTCGACGGCCTGCCCCGCGTTGCCGCCGAGCGCACCGTTGCCGGAGCCCCCCTGACCTCCAGCGTTGCCAGCGTTGCCGGCGCTTGCCCACGGGCCTCCGTCCAGCCCTCCGGGGGTGGTGCTCGCGCCGGAGCTGCCGCCGGCCGCGGGCGCAGCCGAGTCTTCCGCGTTAGCTGCCGAGCAAGCGGTGCAGGCCGCCACGACGTACACCATCGACCCGAGCCGCTGAAGGTTCATGCCGTGAGCATGAGGACTTCAGGACTGCGCGCGCATGAAAGATCGCTGAAACTTCAGCCGCAGAGCCTGGCTCAGCTCGATCGCTTCCAGCTGGCACTCCCAAATCCCGTTGTTGGCCGCGCTGGCAGTTCTTTCGAGGCAGGCTCTCAGCCCTGAACGGGCACCTTCGCCGGGGAGAGCTCCTCGGCAGCGTCGCTGTGGGTCCAGGCCGGGCGTTCGACGCTGGGCACGTACCTTTCGTCGATGCGGCGCTCGACCCCATCGTCGCCGATCAGGTGAACGTGGTGCCCGTAGCGCCACAGCGCCGGCATCTGGGCTTCGGCCGCAGCGCGATCGATGAAGACATAGAGCACCTTGTCGATGGGCTTGTCGGGGCCAAACGGCTGGAGCAAGCGGGCGGCCGCCGCGTCCAGCATCTCCTGTCGAGACACCACGCGCCCATGGACCACGAACACCAGGGAGCGGTCGTTGCCCTTGTGCAACCCCTCGAGCTGGGTCTTGAACTGGTGCGCGAAGGTGATGAAACCCGACATCAGATCGGAGTGGGTGCCCTGAGCCTGGGCGAGCGCGTCCTCGAGGTCGAGTGAGAAGTCGTGCAGCTGGACCAGCGTCGTGTCGTTCGGACCACGCAGGATGCGCGACGGTCCGGTGGCGAGCCAGCGTCGCGACACGAGCCGCTCGTGGCCGGTGCCCTGGAAGGCGCAGCCCCAGCCCAGCCGGTAGTGCAGCTCGCCGAACGATGGCGACCGATAGCTCCAGTCGTGGAAGGTGGCGAACGACGCCACCGTGAACGGAATGCGACCCAGGCGCCGTACCAGCGATGGCGGGTCGAGCTCGTAGCTGTGGTTGAGGCCACGCACGCAATCGCGCTCGATGGTGAAGCTGTCCACCATGCCGTTCCAGCTGGCGCTGGGCCGCCTGCCGATGCCGGCGACGAGTGTGTCGACCCACTCGTCGTCCACGCTGACCGCCTGCATGTCGATCTCGACCTCTTCGGGCAGGCCCACAGGGGTCAAGCCCTGCTCGACGATGGCCCGAGCGGTGGCTCCCAGGTCATCGCCGCTGAAGCAGTAGATCAGTTTCCGGATCGCGGCCATGCCACACCTACAGAGCCCTCGTTCGCGTTGGTTGCGGGTCGAGTCACATCCAGACAGCCCACGGATTGCCGGCGGGCGGAGTGCTGCCCGGCCGACGCGAGCTGCTCCCTCCCGCGACCGTGTGGCCTTCGAGCGTGCCGACGGCTTCGACGGAGGGCCAGTTCGCGGCGTCCGCGCGCAGTGCGTCGTCGAGCTCTGCTTCGAAGGTCCCCGCCAGGAGTTTCCCCCACGACAGCAGCGTCGCGGCAATGGCCCAACGCAACTCCACCGGCCTGCGGGTGCGCTGAGCTGGCTGCCGCGCGGCCAGCGTCACGAGCGCGGCGCGCGCCAGGCCGAGGGTCGTGCGCCCGAGACTCAGCTGGCCGTGAGCCAGTGGGCGGCTTCGGCGCAGGAACTGGGACCAGTATTCGTCGAACGACCGGAATTGTGAGCTCATCGTTTTGCGACCTCGGCTCTCGGGGGAGCCGCCCGATTCGAGCGGTAGCGAAGGATCGATCGATGGGCCAAGTGTTGGGACGTCCCGCCAGCAGGCCGCGCGTCGCACACCGGGGCGCCGTTTCACCGGCAGCGCGTTCGCCGCCGCTCTCCGTCAGCGCAATGAGAAGCACAGGGTCGCCTGCGCTCAGCGCACGCAGCGCACTCGCTCGTTCGTATACGCCTGGGGCTGTGAGAAGCCCGCTCCAATCAGGACCGCCCAGTTCTGGCTCGTTTGGTACCCAACTGTTCCCGACCAGTACCACGTGCTCACCGAGGTGAAGGCGGGCGGAAGCGCTGGCGACGTAAGGGTCGGATCCGGAAGGGTTGCCAGCTCTCGAATGGTCGGCAAGCGCCAGCCCCCGCCGAGGAGACCGAGCCCAGCGCAATAGCTCGTCGCGGTGGCCTGTGTGTAGACCTGGTTTGTTGGAGCGGCCTCCCACGTCAGCGAAGTCTCGTTGTCCTTGACCACGCCGTTCGTCGAAGAATCGAAGCGCGGTCCGCTGGGCGCGCCCGTGCCACGAACACACCGATAGGCAGCCAGGTCCGCGCTACTGGTATCGATGTACGACATCTGCCCGATCCCACCGTGGACCACGACCCAGCGTTTGGTCGAGCCCGCGAGCAGGGTCGAGCTCCAGAACCTTGCGCCAATGGCGGTAGCGTTCGACACCCCCGGAAACACCGTCGGATTGAGCGCAGGATAGATGCGAGTGAAGTCCGTCAGGCTGATGAGCTCTGCTCGGGTCGGTAGGCGCCAATCGCTGTACCCATCAACGGTCGATGCGGCGCAGTTCGAATCGGCGGTGGTCCAGTCGGACCCGCCGGTCGCCGCCGAGCGTTCCCACATCAGGCAGGTGGTGTGATCGAGCGCCACGTTGGTCGAGAGCGAGGTGGTGAACTCCGAGTCCGGCCGAGCGTCGCCCGCAATCTTCCAGAGCGGGTAGTGCGCGGTCCCGTCGCCACCGGTGGCGCCGAGTGGACAGGCGCCCGCGTCGGCGGGCGGAGCGTCAATCGCGGAATCGCTCGCGTCCGTGTTCGAGGCATCACTCGGGGCGTCGCTCGAAGC encodes:
- a CDS encoding DUF1566 domain-containing protein → MRGIPFVAWVMVAAACSSSSTNQAPGGGGSGAVGGSATGGASGSGGAGGVGGQGGGGVAGSGGASGGSGGAAGAGGDASLGGAAGTAGGDASLGGSAGTGGASGSGGAGATGGTGGAGATGGTGGTSATGGAGGGDASVDGSAGDASTDAASGGSTADAGGDASSDAPSDASNTDASDSAIDAPPADAGACPLGATGGDGTAHYPLWKIAGDARPDSEFTTSLSTNVALDHTTCLMWERSAATGGSDWTTADSNCAASTVDGYSDWRLPTRAELISLTDFTRIYPALNPTVFPGVSNATAIGARFWSSTLLAGSTKRWVVVHGGIGQMSYIDTSSADLAAYRCVRGTGAPSGPRFDSSTNGVVKDNETSLTWEAAPTNQVYTQATATSYCAGLGLLGGGWRLPTIRELATLPDPTLTSPALPPAFTSVSTWYWSGTVGYQTSQNWAVLIGAGFSQPQAYTNERVRCVR